In Stieleria varia, one genomic interval encodes:
- a CDS encoding MlaD family protein, with protein MNEPIRLRYANHIVGVFLMVVFLIGCVVSVRLFTRLAVKKDRFYIELPEETASQLRTGAEVIILGETVGEVESLQYVDDTELVRVELGIETKRSDQITTDSEVELDRKFGVGAPVVRIRRNRLPGSTEPAKQIPPGSTIHRFRGDDDRIDSMAISVETAGSSIDVTAKKINESFDKTIDPAFKTSETAFDSILATSEAIRPQAVDAFAQVQQSTQILEAKVTQLTERVDKLVDQEVRQTIAEIKRSALSATQAAEGVQQLASGIDQKSDRTAQDVAQTLAKLRETAEMIQRLTQETRSVVRIVRGEAEQLPGTTERINDTVSDTQDLVGDINDHWLLRRSQNDKKPTQQLSPSAVRSGGVR; from the coding sequence ATGAATGAACCCATTCGTTTGCGATACGCCAATCACATCGTGGGCGTGTTCTTGATGGTCGTTTTCCTGATCGGCTGCGTCGTGTCGGTCCGGCTCTTCACGCGTTTGGCGGTCAAGAAAGATCGGTTCTACATCGAGCTGCCGGAGGAAACGGCCAGTCAACTCCGTACCGGCGCCGAAGTGATCATCTTGGGCGAAACGGTCGGCGAAGTGGAGTCGTTGCAGTACGTGGACGACACAGAGCTTGTCCGCGTTGAGCTTGGAATCGAGACCAAGCGGAGCGATCAGATCACAACGGATTCCGAAGTCGAGCTGGATCGAAAGTTTGGTGTCGGCGCGCCGGTGGTTCGGATCCGACGTAACCGTCTGCCGGGCAGCACGGAGCCGGCCAAGCAGATTCCGCCGGGATCGACCATTCATCGCTTTCGCGGTGATGACGATCGCATCGATAGCATGGCGATCTCTGTTGAAACCGCGGGCAGTTCCATTGATGTCACGGCGAAAAAGATCAACGAGTCCTTTGACAAAACCATCGATCCCGCGTTCAAAACCAGCGAGACGGCATTCGACTCCATCCTAGCGACCAGCGAAGCCATACGTCCGCAAGCCGTCGACGCGTTTGCGCAAGTGCAACAGTCAACCCAGATTTTGGAAGCCAAGGTGACGCAGCTGACCGAGCGAGTTGACAAGCTGGTGGACCAAGAAGTTCGGCAAACGATCGCCGAGATCAAACGCTCGGCACTGTCGGCCACGCAGGCTGCAGAAGGCGTCCAACAACTCGCTTCGGGAATCGATCAGAAAAGTGATCGTACGGCACAGGATGTCGCGCAAACGCTGGCGAAGTTGAGGGAAACCGCAGAAATGATCCAGCGATTGACCCAGGAGACACGTTCCGTTGTCCGTATCGTTCGCGGCGAAGCGGAGCAGTTGCCCGGAACCACCGAGCGAATCAACGATACCGTCAGCGACACTCAAGACTTGGTCGGCGACATCAACGATCACTGGTTGCTGCGACGTTCTCAAAACGACAAAAAGCCCACCCAGCAGCTCTCCCCCTCGGCGGTCCGAAGTGGAGGGGTGAGATGA
- a CDS encoding prenyltransferase/squalene oxidase repeat-containing protein: protein MTQRFRHSAATIGSRRRFLSNLFAVACASGVSLGLPRPARGIDDFESLYVDDEIDKAVRKAVSFLFASQQKNGSIADQGNVIAMTSLSIMAMASIGIEPDVGTENGRAMQRALDYVLLEPHQTKDGYFGQNDSSRMYGHGIVTLMLTEMLGMGATSEQNALIHERLEKALKLIIESQKVRKEPQMKGGWRYHPTSTDADLSVSVWQVMALRSAKNDGMAIPTTAIDMALQYLRNSYSTGRRRRENVGDDVGGFSYMPGQQQPTFAMTAAGLLAMQVCGQYEADEVKGAAEWLLDNPPKQNERYFSYGLYYYAQGMHQAGGKYAEEAERNTADLLMRSQRANGSWLSPNREESNFGYVYATTLAVLSLSVRYHYLPIYQR from the coding sequence GTGACACAACGTTTTCGCCACTCTGCCGCGACGATTGGATCTCGTCGTCGTTTTTTGTCCAACCTGTTCGCGGTCGCGTGCGCATCGGGCGTGTCGCTCGGTTTGCCTCGGCCGGCCCGTGGAATCGACGATTTTGAGTCACTGTACGTCGATGATGAGATCGATAAAGCCGTCCGCAAAGCGGTCAGTTTTCTCTTTGCGTCACAGCAAAAGAATGGCTCCATCGCCGATCAAGGCAACGTCATCGCGATGACTTCGTTGTCCATCATGGCGATGGCATCCATCGGGATCGAACCCGACGTCGGCACGGAAAACGGCCGAGCAATGCAACGGGCGTTGGACTATGTGTTGCTGGAGCCGCACCAGACCAAGGACGGTTACTTCGGCCAGAACGACAGCTCTCGAATGTACGGTCACGGGATCGTCACATTGATGCTGACCGAGATGCTCGGGATGGGTGCGACCTCCGAGCAAAACGCCTTGATTCACGAACGGCTGGAGAAGGCGTTGAAGCTGATCATTGAATCTCAGAAAGTGCGCAAGGAGCCGCAGATGAAGGGTGGTTGGCGGTACCATCCGACCAGCACCGATGCGGACCTTTCGGTCAGCGTTTGGCAAGTGATGGCGTTGCGTTCCGCCAAGAACGACGGCATGGCGATTCCGACCACCGCGATCGACATGGCCCTGCAGTACCTCCGCAATTCGTACAGTACGGGTCGACGGCGACGCGAGAACGTCGGTGACGATGTCGGCGGATTCAGCTACATGCCCGGACAGCAACAACCGACCTTTGCCATGACCGCCGCCGGTCTGTTGGCGATGCAAGTCTGTGGTCAGTATGAAGCCGACGAGGTCAAAGGTGCCGCAGAGTGGTTGCTGGACAATCCGCCCAAGCAGAACGAGAGGTACTTTTCCTACGGGCTCTATTACTACGCACAGGGAATGCACCAAGCGGGCGGCAAGTACGCTGAGGAGGCAGAACGCAACACGGCCGATTTGTTGATGCGGTCGCAACGCGCCAACGGTTCGTGGCTGTCGCCCAACCGTGAAGAATCCAATTTCGGCTACGTCTATGCGACCACCCTCGCAGTGCTTAGTCTGAGCGTTCGATATCACTACCTGCCGATTTATCAACGCTGA
- a CDS encoding serine/threonine protein kinase, whose product MDADRYARVRELFLAVEELPPSEQLDYLKSQAGDDQELIDEVRSLLSEHDAELARMEGESAKSLLPPANDPAVAANGFVLSDEVAALSDGSEATSATVNSGTKQGDSATFRSHPDSKHAAARRRANEDSKSSAAKPASGAQITQHGSQRTHASPRDFDAPSTAKKSKEKEFWQHRARRHRRFNSGWLWFAALLPTALVGWWTYHQVNESLQNAIGNELNGVANSVSISVDQFLSDKAKLTESWARQPVIRQSVMELLEIAKQPDANAKLKTAEQNDLILHQLQELSGRENVKFVVWAPAGKILASWLPDRADVGGSIAPSGAANLNRAMRGETVLFGPEILRDESNGFVPETSVPVMAEIVPVRDDDNEVVAVMLVRGFGMFADFDRLFRQAAEAGGLDVYAVSRDGTMITNSPQASVLAAQGVLAAKESEIAAQLRVSDPGVELTRGSSKGNRMAQALTYAAAGASSGQENLQLSPYRNYAGIPVVGAWRWQPRWQIGMVIERSAKSAFSTARIVRFGFLMLGALLSVTAFIAATQIAKRTALAQAATHPLNRYELLSELGSGGMGVVYKARHKQLGRDAALKVLRSDRQNRDDRLRFDREAKLAASLSNPHTVTIYDYGRSDEDEAFCVMEFLTGITLYDVVSRSGHQYFGRVLFILRQICDSLGEAHALELVHRDIKPQNVMLSFDPSVGDWAVVFDFGLAKPLTPDAGSYQTAETIWAGTPMYMAPERYREPNKIDPRSDIYSVGCIAYYLLSGRPPFIECDPESLFALVLTEQPISIATHRDESVPDDINEMVAKCMAKSVDDRFSSIDELAARLDELRQQYSWTVHEAAGWWRIHGSEV is encoded by the coding sequence ATGGATGCAGATCGTTACGCACGCGTTCGCGAGCTGTTTCTAGCGGTGGAGGAACTGCCACCGAGCGAGCAGCTTGATTACCTGAAATCTCAGGCGGGCGATGACCAGGAGTTGATCGACGAAGTTCGTTCACTTTTGTCGGAACACGACGCCGAGCTGGCGCGGATGGAGGGTGAATCGGCAAAGTCTCTGCTACCACCGGCCAACGACCCTGCGGTCGCGGCCAACGGGTTCGTTTTATCTGACGAAGTCGCCGCGTTGAGCGACGGCAGTGAAGCGACCTCGGCCACTGTGAACAGCGGAACAAAGCAGGGGGACTCAGCGACTTTCCGCTCCCACCCCGACAGCAAACACGCCGCAGCACGTCGTCGCGCCAATGAAGATTCAAAGTCGTCGGCCGCCAAGCCGGCCTCGGGCGCACAAATCACCCAGCACGGTTCACAGCGAACGCACGCTTCGCCACGAGACTTTGATGCACCCTCAACGGCCAAGAAATCGAAGGAGAAGGAGTTCTGGCAACACAGGGCGCGTCGCCATCGACGGTTCAATTCCGGCTGGCTGTGGTTCGCCGCCTTGCTGCCGACCGCGTTGGTCGGATGGTGGACGTATCACCAAGTCAACGAGAGTTTGCAGAATGCGATCGGCAATGAACTCAATGGCGTTGCCAACAGCGTGTCCATCTCCGTCGATCAGTTCCTCAGCGACAAAGCGAAGTTGACAGAGTCATGGGCGAGGCAACCGGTCATTCGCCAAAGTGTGATGGAACTGCTGGAAATTGCGAAACAACCCGACGCGAATGCCAAACTAAAGACGGCAGAGCAAAACGATCTGATCTTGCACCAACTGCAGGAGCTTTCCGGACGGGAGAATGTCAAGTTTGTGGTCTGGGCCCCCGCGGGAAAGATACTGGCGAGTTGGTTGCCCGATCGAGCGGACGTCGGTGGTTCGATCGCACCCAGTGGCGCGGCGAACCTGAATCGCGCGATGCGGGGTGAGACCGTCCTGTTCGGCCCTGAGATTTTGCGAGACGAAAGCAACGGATTTGTTCCCGAAACCAGCGTTCCGGTGATGGCGGAAATTGTTCCCGTTCGCGATGACGACAACGAAGTCGTCGCCGTGATGCTGGTGCGTGGATTTGGCATGTTTGCCGATTTTGACCGACTGTTTCGACAGGCGGCGGAGGCCGGCGGGCTGGATGTTTATGCGGTCAGCAGGGACGGAACGATGATCACCAACAGCCCACAAGCCAGCGTGCTGGCTGCGCAAGGTGTCTTGGCAGCAAAGGAAAGTGAAATCGCCGCGCAATTGCGGGTCAGTGATCCCGGGGTTGAGTTGACCCGTGGTAGCAGCAAGGGCAATCGAATGGCGCAGGCATTGACCTATGCCGCCGCGGGTGCCTCGTCGGGACAAGAAAACCTGCAACTGTCTCCGTATCGCAACTACGCGGGAATCCCCGTCGTCGGTGCGTGGCGTTGGCAACCTCGGTGGCAAATCGGAATGGTGATCGAACGCAGCGCGAAATCGGCCTTTTCGACGGCTCGAATTGTTCGATTCGGTTTCCTGATGCTCGGCGCGTTGCTCTCCGTCACAGCGTTCATCGCTGCCACCCAGATCGCCAAACGCACAGCGCTTGCGCAAGCAGCGACACATCCACTGAATCGCTATGAGCTGTTGTCCGAGTTAGGCAGCGGTGGCATGGGAGTTGTCTACAAGGCACGACACAAACAACTCGGACGCGATGCCGCGCTCAAAGTCCTCAGGAGCGATCGTCAAAATCGAGACGATCGTTTGAGGTTCGATCGCGAAGCCAAACTTGCTGCTTCGTTGAGCAATCCGCACACCGTGACGATCTACGATTACGGACGCAGTGACGAGGACGAAGCGTTCTGTGTGATGGAGTTCCTCACAGGAATCACACTGTACGATGTGGTTTCACGCAGCGGACATCAGTATTTCGGACGTGTTCTGTTCATTTTGCGACAGATCTGTGATTCGCTAGGTGAAGCTCACGCGTTGGAATTGGTGCATCGTGACATCAAACCGCAAAATGTCATGCTGTCGTTTGACCCATCCGTCGGTGACTGGGCCGTCGTATTCGATTTTGGATTGGCCAAACCACTCACACCCGACGCGGGGTCGTACCAGACCGCCGAGACCATTTGGGCCGGGACACCGATGTACATGGCACCAGAACGCTATCGAGAGCCCAACAAGATCGACCCGAGAAGTGACATCTATTCCGTCGGTTGCATCGCCTATTACTTGCTCTCCGGCCGACCACCGTTCATCGAGTGTGACCCCGAATCCTTGTTCGCACTGGTGCTGACGGAGCAACCGATCAGCATCGCAACGCATCGCGATGAATCGGTGCCCGATGATATCAACGAGATGGTGGCCAAGTGCATGGCGAAATCGGTTGACGATCGATTCAGCTCGATCGACGAATTGGCCGCACGCCTGGACGAGTTGCGTCAGCAGTATTCCTGGACGGTACACGAAGCAGCAGGTTGGTGGCGAATCCACGGCAGCGAAGTTTAG
- a CDS encoding ABC transporter permease, whose product MPAPLAPSIARLRNIAGSGIGWFWQLCEFVGELFVDFLLRMADIAAVLWATLALASRPRTWTPPVRAVFSRQVLFTAVDAIPAAMRFGGAVGLLLIVQAVLWADAAGISTDEIAPILWRTVVREIAPMLACLVVIGRSGIAISTELAAMRVSGEFEVIDSQGIDPMTFLIMPRVLAVMLSVFCLAMITAVTMMVTGYAIGSMMDAIRTSWNDFYGHIARNFEPEDLIFFVSKTLVAGGFAGVICCLEGVKARGRITDVPRIASRAGIRALTAVFAVSAVLSILFYNKFLVFQFG is encoded by the coding sequence GTGCCTGCACCTCTCGCCCCATCGATCGCTCGATTGCGCAACATCGCCGGCAGCGGTATCGGTTGGTTTTGGCAGCTTTGTGAGTTCGTCGGAGAACTATTTGTCGATTTTCTGTTGCGGATGGCCGACATCGCCGCCGTGCTGTGGGCGACGCTAGCATTGGCGTCCCGGCCTCGCACTTGGACACCGCCTGTGCGAGCAGTCTTTTCCCGTCAAGTCCTGTTCACTGCGGTGGATGCGATCCCAGCCGCGATGCGATTCGGCGGGGCGGTAGGGCTGTTGTTGATCGTGCAAGCCGTCCTATGGGCGGACGCGGCTGGCATTTCGACGGACGAGATCGCCCCGATTCTGTGGCGAACGGTTGTCCGCGAGATCGCCCCGATGTTGGCATGTCTCGTCGTGATCGGGCGCAGTGGAATCGCAATCAGCACCGAACTGGCTGCAATGCGTGTGAGCGGTGAGTTCGAAGTCATCGATTCACAAGGGATCGATCCGATGACGTTTTTGATCATGCCGCGTGTGTTGGCAGTGATGTTGAGTGTGTTCTGCTTGGCGATGATCACGGCCGTCACGATGATGGTGACCGGTTACGCGATCGGGTCGATGATGGATGCGATCCGAACCTCGTGGAATGATTTCTACGGTCATATCGCCCGCAATTTTGAGCCGGAGGATCTGATCTTTTTTGTTTCTAAAACTCTGGTCGCGGGCGGATTCGCGGGTGTGATCTGTTGTCTAGAGGGCGTCAAGGCTCGGGGAAGAATCACCGACGTGCCACGCATCGCCAGCCGAGCCGGAATCCGTGCTTTGACAGCCGTGTTTGCAGTTTCGGCGGTCTTGTCGATTCTGTTCTACAACAAGTTCCTCGTGTTTCAATTCGGGTGA
- the bshB1 gene encoding bacillithiol biosynthesis deacetylase BshB1 — protein MIHTAEPRDIGEIEPLDFLVVAPHPDDAELGMGGTIARMIQQGWRVGILDLTTGEPTPHGSEEIRRAETLAATEILGVTWRGNAGLPNRELQHTLQSRALVASYFRMLRPRWIFAPYWHDAHPDHIVATDLIEAARFWSKLSKTDMPGERFHPERLFYYYCVHLRLAVQPNWIVDISQQWEKKRASVAAYESQFITGRPTEPVTFLDRVEADAAYWGRLIDRQYGEPFACKEPLALTSLRDVF, from the coding sequence ATGATTCACACTGCTGAGCCCCGGGACATTGGCGAGATCGAGCCTTTGGACTTTTTGGTGGTGGCACCCCATCCGGACGACGCCGAACTGGGAATGGGCGGCACGATCGCGAGGATGATCCAGCAAGGCTGGCGGGTGGGAATTTTGGATTTGACCACCGGAGAGCCGACGCCGCACGGTAGCGAAGAAATCCGCCGCGCCGAAACGCTAGCCGCCACCGAGATCCTCGGGGTGACTTGGCGGGGCAACGCGGGGCTGCCCAATCGTGAATTGCAGCACACACTGCAGTCACGTGCCCTGGTCGCCAGCTACTTTCGGATGTTGCGTCCACGCTGGATCTTTGCCCCCTACTGGCACGATGCCCATCCGGACCACATCGTCGCCACGGATCTGATCGAAGCCGCTCGGTTTTGGTCCAAGCTCAGCAAGACCGACATGCCGGGCGAGCGGTTTCATCCCGAACGTTTGTTTTATTACTACTGTGTCCACCTGCGATTGGCTGTTCAACCCAATTGGATCGTCGACATCAGTCAGCAGTGGGAAAAAAAGCGGGCCAGTGTTGCGGCATATGAAAGTCAGTTCATCACCGGACGTCCGACCGAGCCGGTGACGTTCTTGGACCGCGTCGAAGCGGACGCCGCGTACTGGGGCCGGCTGATCGACCGACAATACGGCGAACCCTTTGCCTGTAAAGAACCACTCGCGCTGACCAGTCTACGAGACGTGTTCTGA
- a CDS encoding sigma-70 family RNA polymerase sigma factor: protein MSSITELLCRSRDGKEGETDQLFSAMYDDLRRLAGRFLQNEPLRHRLSSSSLVHQAYMRMVDQSQINWQGKTHFFAIGATVMRRILVDHARKVHSLKRGGGWERRQLTDEVTFELSHDADVVALDDLLKQLVHLNPRQAKIVELRFFGGMTMREIAAEMNLGLRTIEKEWAMARAWMRRELRKDDLDEQDADSGSESPSV from the coding sequence ATGAGTTCAATCACTGAATTACTGTGTCGAAGTCGCGACGGAAAAGAGGGCGAGACCGACCAACTGTTTTCCGCCATGTACGACGACCTACGTCGTCTCGCGGGTCGTTTTTTACAGAACGAACCGCTGCGCCATCGCCTGAGCTCCTCGTCGCTGGTCCATCAAGCCTACATGCGGATGGTGGATCAGTCACAGATCAACTGGCAGGGCAAAACGCACTTCTTTGCGATCGGCGCCACCGTCATGCGGCGCATTTTGGTCGATCACGCCCGCAAGGTCCATTCGCTGAAACGAGGCGGAGGCTGGGAACGACGTCAGTTGACCGACGAAGTCACGTTCGAGCTGAGCCACGATGCGGATGTCGTCGCCCTGGATGATTTGTTGAAACAACTCGTCCACCTCAATCCGCGTCAAGCGAAAATCGTCGAGCTGCGATTCTTTGGGGGCATGACGATGCGTGAAATTGCCGCCGAGATGAATCTGGGACTGCGAACGATCGAGAAAGAGTGGGCGATGGCACGTGCTTGGATGCGACGGGAGCTGCGCAAAGACGATCTCGACGAACAAGATGCGGATTCCGGTTCCGAGTCGCCATCGGTTTGA
- a CDS encoding DUF1501 domain-containing protein — protein MLSFKGFRAKDLCDPHLAPTRRTFLRVGGCGMLGLTLPNLLELQSASAANSAAGTSQHGKGAPGWGKAKSIIMVYLQGGPSHLDLWDPKENVPDNVKSIFKPISTKIPGIQFTENLPQLSQLNDRFTMIRSMSYTPNGLFNHTAAIYQMMTGYTTDKVSPSGQLEPPSPKDFPNFGSNIIKMRPVDEPMLPFVMLPRPLQESNVVGKGGTAGFLGKSFDPYTLYPDGDDLDMSKMNRIKIDDLRLRPEVFSVRLKRRAQLRTLLNEQMPDINKAVESFELDSYYDRALSLIVSGRARDAFDLDSESDALRDRYGRNTFGQSCLLARRLVEAGTRVVEVIWPKVANSDNHSWDQHTGLSKRMKDQSAPMLDSGLSTLLSDLDERGMLEDTLVVAVGEFGRSPQRGVSTSGNNNSDDGRDHWPYCYTAVMAGAGTKRGYVHGKSDKTASAPLENPVHPAELLATIYHSFGIDPETIVYNHLNQPRELVKAQALTQLLS, from the coding sequence ATGTTGTCATTCAAAGGATTTCGAGCCAAGGACCTTTGCGATCCACACTTGGCCCCGACACGCAGAACGTTCCTGCGAGTCGGCGGCTGCGGAATGCTGGGTCTGACCCTGCCGAACCTGCTGGAGCTGCAATCTGCTTCGGCCGCAAACTCCGCCGCAGGCACCTCTCAGCACGGCAAAGGGGCACCGGGTTGGGGCAAAGCCAAGAGCATCATCATGGTTTACTTGCAAGGCGGCCCGAGCCACTTGGATCTCTGGGATCCCAAGGAAAACGTGCCCGACAACGTCAAGAGTATCTTCAAACCGATCAGCACCAAGATCCCCGGCATCCAGTTCACCGAGAACCTGCCGCAATTGAGCCAGTTGAACGATCGTTTCACGATGATCCGTTCGATGTCGTACACGCCCAACGGTTTGTTCAATCACACCGCGGCGATCTATCAAATGATGACCGGCTACACGACGGACAAAGTCAGCCCGTCTGGTCAGTTGGAACCGCCATCGCCAAAGGATTTCCCAAACTTCGGCAGCAACATCATCAAGATGCGTCCGGTAGACGAGCCGATGCTGCCATTCGTGATGCTGCCTCGCCCCCTGCAAGAATCCAACGTAGTGGGCAAAGGCGGTACGGCAGGATTTCTGGGCAAGTCGTTTGATCCCTACACGCTGTATCCCGATGGCGACGATTTGGACATGTCCAAGATGAATCGCATCAAGATCGACGACCTGCGTTTGCGTCCGGAGGTATTCAGCGTTCGACTGAAACGTCGCGCACAACTACGCACGTTGTTGAATGAGCAAATGCCCGATATCAACAAAGCCGTTGAATCGTTTGAGTTGGACTCCTACTACGATCGGGCTTTGTCGCTGATCGTCTCCGGACGTGCCCGAGATGCGTTCGATCTGGACAGCGAATCCGACGCGCTGCGTGATCGTTACGGTCGCAACACGTTTGGCCAAAGCTGCTTGTTGGCGCGTCGATTGGTCGAAGCCGGAACGCGGGTCGTGGAAGTCATCTGGCCCAAGGTCGCTAACAGCGACAATCATTCTTGGGATCAGCACACCGGACTTAGCAAACGGATGAAAGATCAATCGGCGCCGATGTTGGACAGCGGCTTGTCGACTTTGCTCAGCGATTTGGATGAGCGAGGAATGCTGGAGGATACGCTCGTGGTCGCAGTGGGCGAGTTCGGACGTAGCCCTCAACGCGGTGTCAGCACCAGCGGCAACAACAACTCCGATGACGGACGCGATCACTGGCCGTATTGCTACACCGCGGTAATGGCAGGTGCCGGAACCAAGCGTGGTTACGTGCACGGCAAGAGTGATAAGACCGCATCCGCCCCGTTGGAAAATCCGGTCCACCCCGCCGAGCTGCTCGCGACGATCTATCACAGCTTTGGGATCGATCCCGAAACAATCGTCTACAACCACCTCAACCAACCGCGAGAATTGGTCAAAGCACAAGCGTTGACGCAATTGCTGTCATAG